In Kitasatospora gansuensis, a genomic segment contains:
- a CDS encoding sensor histidine kinase has protein sequence MKLKAGARRATVHLVGGLLTAVPALAGYVLLPLVLLTMFGLPVLPAAVRPLRRLADVERRRAGQVLGRPVPGDYPPVEGDLMYRSSRLIRDAGTWRDISWMLVHGLLGTVVGTLVLGLCLSVAVALTVPLWWWAAPPGAIDMLGVPVTDWPRAIGLTAAQILLCTGLLYALAPIGMRLQARLAAALLSTSRADAGRRIEELTVSRAEALEAHGAELRRIERDLHDGTQAQLVAVALRLGLADRVFEQDPDASRKLFLDARTGVEEALTQLRTVIRGIHPPILSDRGLNGAIRSLAAGRPIPVALDLPDLPRRPPAAVEAAAYFVVAEALTNIARHSGATRAEVSLRQAGRSLRITVRDDGRGGADPQAGSGLAGVRRRVAALDGTTRIDSPVGAGTTLEVVLPCGS, from the coding sequence ATGAAGCTGAAGGCAGGGGCGCGGCGCGCGACGGTCCACCTCGTGGGTGGGCTGCTCACCGCCGTTCCCGCGCTGGCCGGCTACGTTCTGCTGCCACTGGTGCTGCTCACCATGTTCGGGCTGCCGGTGCTGCCGGCCGCCGTCCGGCCGCTGCGCCGACTGGCCGACGTCGAGCGGCGGCGCGCCGGGCAGGTGCTCGGCCGGCCGGTGCCGGGCGACTACCCGCCGGTCGAGGGCGACCTGATGTACCGGTCCTCGCGGCTGATCCGGGATGCCGGCACCTGGCGGGACATCAGCTGGATGCTGGTGCACGGCTTGCTCGGGACGGTGGTCGGCACCCTGGTGCTGGGGCTCTGCCTGAGCGTCGCCGTCGCGCTCACCGTGCCGCTGTGGTGGTGGGCGGCCCCGCCCGGTGCGATCGACATGCTCGGCGTCCCGGTCACCGACTGGCCCCGGGCGATCGGCCTGACGGCGGCTCAGATCCTGCTCTGCACAGGGCTGTTGTACGCGCTGGCCCCGATCGGCATGCGACTGCAGGCCCGGCTGGCCGCCGCCCTGCTGTCCACCTCCAGGGCCGACGCCGGCCGCCGGATCGAGGAGCTGACCGTCTCCCGGGCCGAGGCGCTGGAGGCGCACGGTGCCGAGCTGCGCCGGATCGAACGGGACCTGCACGACGGCACGCAGGCCCAACTCGTCGCGGTGGCCCTCCGGTTGGGCCTCGCCGACCGGGTGTTCGAGCAGGACCCGGACGCCTCGCGGAAGCTGTTCCTGGACGCCCGCACCGGCGTGGAGGAGGCGCTCACCCAGCTCCGTACGGTGATCCGGGGCATCCACCCGCCGATCCTGTCCGACCGGGGGCTGAACGGCGCGATCCGCTCGCTCGCGGCGGGCCGCCCGATCCCGGTGGCCCTGGACCTCCCGGACCTGCCCCGGCGCCCGCCCGCCGCCGTCGAGGCCGCCGCGTACTTCGTGGTCGCCGAGGCCCTCACCAACATTGCCCGGCACAGCGGCGCGACCCGGGCGGAGGTGTCGCTCCGGCAGGCCGGCCGCAGCCTGCGCATCACGGTCCGGGACGACGGCCGCGGCGGGGCCGACCCGCAGGCGGGCAGCGGCCTGGCCGGCGTCCGGCGGCGGGTCGCCGCGCTGGACGGAACGACCCGGATCGACAGCCCCGTCGGGGCCGGAACGACACTCGAGGTGGTACTGCCGTGCGGATCGTGA
- a CDS encoding LuxR C-terminal-related transcriptional regulator gives MRIVMAEDNVLLREGLVLLLETVGHEVVAVVGSGPEVLPALLEHRPDVAVLDVRLPPGFRDEGLRAAIEARRLLPGLPVLVLSQYVEESYAAELLAQGVAGVGYLLKDRVARVEEFREALERVAAGGTALDPEVISQLMSRHDPLDTLTQREREVLGLMAQGLDNPTIAGTLFITERSVSKHIGNIFLKLDLPQSDSGHRRVLAVLAYLKA, from the coding sequence GTGCGGATCGTGATGGCCGAGGACAACGTCCTGCTCCGGGAGGGCCTGGTCCTGCTGCTGGAGACCGTCGGTCACGAGGTGGTCGCGGTGGTCGGCAGCGGCCCCGAGGTGCTGCCCGCGCTGCTGGAGCACCGTCCCGACGTGGCGGTGCTGGACGTACGGCTGCCGCCCGGCTTCCGCGACGAGGGCCTGCGGGCGGCGATCGAGGCCCGTCGGCTGCTGCCCGGGCTGCCCGTGCTGGTGCTCTCCCAGTACGTCGAGGAGAGCTATGCCGCCGAGCTGCTGGCCCAGGGGGTGGCGGGCGTCGGCTACCTGCTCAAGGACCGGGTCGCCCGGGTCGAGGAGTTCCGCGAGGCGCTGGAGCGGGTGGCCGCGGGCGGTACCGCGCTGGACCCCGAGGTGATCTCCCAGCTGATGAGCCGTCACGACCCGCTGGACACGCTGACCCAGCGCGAACGCGAGGTGCTCGGCCTGATGGCGCAGGGCCTCGACAACCCGACCATCGCCGGGACGCTGTTCATCACCGAACGCTCGGTCAGCAAGCACATCGGCAACATCTTCCTCAAGCTCGACCTGCCGCAGAGCGACAGCGGCCACCGCCGGGTGCTGGCGGTGCTGGCCTACCTCAAGGCCTGA
- a CDS encoding TetR family transcriptional regulator yields MTTDGLRTTDGLRERSKARRREAIVRAAYELFAERGFEATTIADIAEAAEVSPRTVTLYFPSKLELALSQFESFADRLATALRQRPPGWTILDALEHWLRHEFADRSDLDELTDRMLDANPQLEAAGSLRLAEVIQDGARMFAEERGSAPDAFGPRMAAAAAAAMVSELCHHPQEANIDTAMAFLRAGAATLP; encoded by the coding sequence ATGACCACTGACGGCCTGCGGACGACGGACGGCCTCCGGGAGCGCAGCAAGGCCCGGCGCCGGGAGGCGATCGTGCGGGCCGCGTACGAGCTGTTCGCCGAGCGGGGCTTCGAGGCGACCACGATCGCCGACATCGCCGAGGCGGCCGAGGTCTCGCCGCGGACGGTCACGCTGTACTTCCCGTCCAAGCTGGAACTGGCACTGTCCCAGTTCGAGTCCTTCGCCGACCGGCTGGCCACCGCACTGCGGCAGCGGCCGCCGGGCTGGACCATTCTGGACGCGCTGGAGCACTGGCTGCGCCACGAGTTCGCCGACCGCAGCGACCTCGACGAGCTCACCGACCGGATGCTCGACGCCAATCCCCAGCTCGAGGCGGCCGGCAGTCTCCGGCTGGCCGAGGTGATCCAGGACGGCGCCCGGATGTTCGCCGAGGAGCGCGGCAGCGCACCCGACGCCTTCGGCCCCCGGATGGCCGCGGCAGCGGCGGCGGCGATGGTCAGCGAGCTCTGCCACCACCCGCAGGAGGCGAACATCGACACCGCGATGGCCTTCCTGCGCGCCGGGGCCGCCACCCTGCCCTGA